The genomic DNA ACGTCCGCGGCGGCCACGCAAGCGGGCGCGACGGCATTCGGCATGAATGCCGCCGCAAACGGCGTGCATGCCATGGCGCTGGGCAATTTCGCGGGCGCTGCGGGCAACGACAGCCTCGCCGTTGGGGCGTTGTCGCATGCGGAAAATCAGGCAGTCGCGCTCGGCGCGTATGCAAGCGCGAATGCGCGAGCATCGCTCGCATTCGGCCTGAACGCGAGCGCGACGCACGAAAACAGCATCGCGCTCGGCGCCGGTTCCGCGACGACGGTCGGTGCGCGCGCCGGCTATCTGGCGTATGGGCTGTCCGTACCGCAAACATCGGCCGGCGAACTCAATATCGGCACGCGCACGATCAGCGGCGTAGCCGCCGGCGCGACGGATCTCGATGCGGTCAACGTCGCACAGCTCAAGGCGCTCGACAGCAAGATCGACGCCGCGGCCGCGCAACTCGCGAGCACGCTCAGCTATGGGTCCAATGCGGACGGGTCGGTCGATCGCAATAGCGTCGCGCTGGCCGGCGATCCTGCCGGCGGCGGCACGCAGATCCATAACGTCGCTGACGCGCTCGACACGCACGATGCCGTCAACCTGGGCCAGCTTTCGGCGATGCTCGCCGATGCGATCGCCAACGCGCCGGTGAATGGCGGCAACGCGGCAGACAATCCGCTCTTCGCCGCAGCAGGCGACGCCGCAAGCGAAACAGCTCATGCCGGCGGCGCGCATTCGGTCGCGGTGGGAGCGAGCGCCGAGGCGCCATCAGCGCAATCCATTGCGATCGGTGCGAGCAGCCGTGCGAGTGGAACGAACGCGCTCGGAATCGGCGCAAACGCACAGGCGAGCAATGCGGATGCGATTGCGCTCGGCGCGAATGCGCAGGCGAGCGGTACGGACGCGATCGCAGTCGGCGCGAACACGCAGGCGAGCGGTGCGGACGCTCTCGCAGTCGGCGCAAACGCACACGCGAGCGGTACGGACGCCATCGCAGTCGGCGCAAACACGCAGGCTAGCGGTGCGCATGCGGCCGCGTTCGGCTCGAATGCGCAGGCAAGCGGCACCCACTCGGCCGCGCTCGGCGCCAATGCGCTCGCATCCGGCAACCGCGCGCTCGCGCTCGGCGCAACATCTCGCGCGACTGCCGACAACTCGATTGCGCTCGGCTACGGCTCGGTTGCGGACCGCGCAAACAGCGTCTCGATCGGCACCGACGGCAACGAGCGGCATATCACGCACGTCGCGCCCGCCATAGAAGGCACCGATGCGGTCAACCTGAACCAGCTGAATCAGTCGATGAACGGCTCACTCGCGGCGGCCAACCGCTACACCGACGACAAGCTCCGTTCGGCACGGCGCGACGCATACGGCGGCGCGGCGGCTGCCCTCGCGGTCGCTGCCCTACCGCGCGCCGTTTTGCCGGGCCGCGGCATGGTTGCGATGGCGGGTGGTTCGTACGGCGGACAGTCCGCGTTGGCATTCGGCGTATCGCAGCTGTCGGAGACCGGCCAGTGGGCGTACAGCGTGCAAGGCACGGCAAGCTCGCGCGGCGAGGTGGGAGCCGCGCTCGGCGCAGGCACGCATTTTTAGGCGCGTCCCTGCGCCCGGAATTGAATTGATTTGAATTGGTGGGACGGATGCAGGCATGTCCCCATGTGCCTGCATTCTTTGGCGCGATGCCGATGTCGGGATCCATCGGTTTCGCGTCCTTTTTGCGTCCGAATCGGCCTGCCGGTCTTGCGTCGGTCGTGCACCCAACTTGCGCCGGGCTTTGCGAACCTTGCCATAACCGTCTCACCGCAAGCCCCGGCCATGTCGTCTATCGCGAACGCGACATCAGCCGCCCGTCACCGCTGCATCGATTCCCAAACCTTATACAGCCGCTTCACCGAAACCGGCATTGGCGTACGCAATTCCTGCGCGAACAGCGACACGCGCAGTTCTTCGAGCAACCAGCGGAACTCCGCGAGCCGCGCATCCATGACGCCGCCGCGTTGCGCAAGCGCGCGCTGATAGTGTTGCGCGAGTGGCGCGAATTCTGCGAACTGCCGCGCATCGCGCGCCGGATCAGCCTTCAGCTTGTCGATACGTAAGCCGATCCCTTTCAGGTAGCGCGGGAAATGCGTCAACTGTGTGTACGGCGTGTCGACCACAAACCGTTTGCCGATCAGCGCATCGAGCTGGTTCTGCATATCCGCATACGCAGCCGCGAACGGCTTCGCCTGCGCGAGCTTTTTCAGCACCGTCGCGTACTCGCCGAGAATCTGGCCGATAAGCCGCGAGATTTCCTGGGCCAGCAATGTGAGCCGGCTGCGGCCTTCGTCGCGACGCGCGTGGAAGCTCGCATCGTCGTCGGGCAGCGGGTCTTGCAGACATGCGCGGTCGAGCGCGGTGTCGATCAGCTGATCGCGCAGTTCTTCCTGCGTTGCGCGCGCCATAAACTGCATCGCCATTTCGCGCAGGCCCGGCAGATTCTTTTCGAGGTATTTGATCGGCTCGCGCAACTGCAGCGCGAACAGGCGGCGCAAGCCAGCACGATGAATGCGCGCCGCTTCGTCGGGCGAATCGAATACTTCGACGTCGCAATGCGTACCGCGGTCGACAAGCGCCGGATAGCCGAACAGCGTCTGCCCGCGACGACGTACCTCGAGCAGCTCGGGCAGCTTGCCGAAGTTCCACGTCGTCAGGTTTTCGTAGAGCGCGGTGGCAGGCGCGGCAGCGCCGCCGCCGGCAGGCGCCGTGTGCGGCGCGGAACCCGCGCCACTGCCGGCACCACCCGCACCGCCGCGTGCCGCAGCCGATACACCGGGACCCGCCGGCCCAGCGCCCGCCCCGCCGCCGGCGCGGGCACCCGCCCCACGTGCATCCCCACCCCGCCCCAGCGCATCGCCGGCCTGATCGACCAGCGTCGCGCTCGCCGCCAGCTTCTGAAACTGCTGCTGCGCTTCACCACCAAGCTCAGCACGCAACTGCGCGAGATTGCGTCCCATCGCGAGCTGCCGCCCATGCTCGTCGATGATCTTGAAGTTCATGAACAGATGCGCGGGCAAGGTCTCGAGCTTGAAGTCCGACTGCTTCAACGCGACCTGCGTCTCGCCGCGCACGTCGGCAATCAGCGCATCGACGAGGCCACCCGCGCCGAAGCGCGCGCCGTCGCTCGTGCGCTCGGCAAAACCCGCCGCATACTGCGGCAACGGCACGACATGACGGCGCAGCTTCTGCGGCAGCGACTTCAGCAGCAGTTGTGCCTTCTCCTTCACCATGCCGCGCACGAGCCACTCGGCGCGCCGCGCATCGACCTGATTCAGCGCATACAGCGGCACCGCGAGCGTCACGCCGTCGCGCGGCGAACCGGGCTCGAAGTGATACGTGAGCGCCATTTCGATACCGGCCATCGTCAGCCGCTTCGGGAACAGCTCCGTCGTCACGCCCGCCGCTTCATGGCGCATCAGATCGTCGCGCGACAGATACAGGAGGCGCAGCTTGTCTTCGGCCTGTCCGCTCCGGTTCACCTCGTCGCGGTACCAGCGCTCGAATGCGGCGCCGGTATAGATGCCCTGCGGAATCACCTCGTCGTAGAACCCGAAGATCAGTTCGTCGTCGACGAGCACGTCCTGGCGGCGCGACTTGTGTTCGAGCTGTTCGATCTCGGCGAGCAGCTTGCGGTTATGCGCGAAGAACGCAAGCTTCGTCTCGAACTCGCCTTCGACGAACGCGCCGCGGATAAACAGCTCCCGCGCACGCGCCGGATCCTGCTTGCCGAAACTCACGCGCCGCCGGTGGTAAATCGTGAGCCCATACAGCATGGCGCGCTCGAACGCGCTGACCTGCGCCGCGCGTTTCTCCCAATGCGGCTCGGACAACGACTTCTTCAGCAGATGCGCGCCGATTTTCTCGACCCACTCGGGCTCGATCTTCGCGATGCCGCGCGCGTAAAGCCGGCTCGTTTCGACGAGTTCCGCGGCCATCACCCAGCGCCCCGCTTTCTTCGCGAGCGCGGAACCTGGCCACAGATAAAACTTGATGCCGCGCGCGCCGAGGTAATACGGTTCGTCGTCGGCTTTCATGCCGATGTTGCCGAGCAGGCCTGTGAGCAGCGCGAGATGGATCTGCTCGAAGGTCGCGTCCGATTCGTTCAGGCGCCAGCCGTGCTCGCGCACGACGGTCAGCAATTGCGAGTGCACATCGCGCCATTCGCGCAGGCGCAGATGCGATAGGTAGTTCGCGCGACACGCGTCCGCGAGCTGCCGGTTCGATTTCTTGTGCGCGATCGCTTCGTCGAACCACGCCCAGATCTTCGGCCACTGCAGAAACTCGGAACGCTCGTCGGCAAAGCGGCGATGCGCCTGGTCGGCCTGCTCCTGCGCCTCGATCGGCCGGTCGCGCGGATCCTGCACCGACAGCGCGCTCGCGATGATCAACACTTCGCGCAGCGCCTGCTGGTCGCGCGCGGCAAGAATCATGCGGCCCACGCGCGGGTCGAGCGGCAGCCGCGCGAGCTCGCGGCCAAGCGGCGTCAGCGCATTATCGTCGTCGACGGCGCCGAGTTCGTTCAGCAGCTGATAGCCGTCGGCGATCGCGCGTCCGGGCGGCGGCTCGATAAACGGAAACGTCTCGATCGCGGTCAGATGCAGCGACTTCATCCGCAGAATCACCGCCGCGAGCGACGAGCGCAGAATCTCCGGGTCCGTGAAACGCGGGCGCGCGGCGTAGTCGGTTTCCTCGTACAGACGTATACAGATGCCGTCCGCGACACGCCCGCAGCGGCCCGCGCGCTGGTTCGCGGCCGCTTGCGAGATCGACTCGACCTGCAGCTGCTCAACCTTGTTGCGATACGAATAGCGCTTCACGCGCGCAAGGCCCGTATCGATCACATAGCGGATGCCGGGCACCGTCAGCGACGTTTCGGCGACGTTGGTCGCGAGCACGATGCGGCGCGCATTGGACGGCCGGAACACGCGCTCCTGCTCGGCTGCGGAAAGCCGCGCGAACAGCGGCAGGATCTCGGTGTGCGGCGGATGGTGCTTGCGCAGCGCCTCGGCCGCGTCACGAATCTCGCGCTCGCCGGGCAGGAACACGAGCACGTCGCCCGGGCCTTCGCGGCATAGTTCGTCGGCTGCATCGACGATCGCGTCGATCAGATCGCGATCGGTCTCGCGCTGCGATTTCGGGCGCTCGCCACGTTCGGAACGATCGCCGCGCAACGGCGTGCCTTGCGCCGACTTGACCGCCGCGCTTTCCTCGACGACCGGCCGATAACGCATCTCAACCGGATAGAGGCGACCGCTGACCTCGATCACCGGCGCCGGCTTCTCGTCGCTGCCAAAGTGGCGCGCGAAACGCTCCGCATCGATCGTCGCAGAGGTGACGATCAACTTCAGGTCTGGCCGCTTCGGCAGGATTTCCTTCAGATAGCCAAGCAGGAAATCGATGTTGAGGCTGCGCTCGTGCGCCTCGTCGATGATCAGCGTGTCGTACGCCTTGAGCAGCGGGTCGGTCTGCGTCTCGGCGAGCAGGATGCCGTCCGTCATCAGTTTGACCGACGCGCCCGGCGCGAGATTGTCGGTGAAGCGCACCTTGTAGCCGACCACTTCGCCGAACGGCGTGCCGAGTTCCTCGGCAATGCGCCGGCCCGTCGCCGACGCCGCGATGCGGCGCGGCTGCGTGTGACCGATCAGCCCGCTGCCGCCCGCACCGAGACCGCGCCCGAGCGTAAGACAGATTTTTGGCAGCTGCGTCGTCTTGCCCGAGCCGGTCTCGCCGCTCACGATCACCACCTGATGGCCGGCGATCGCGCGCGCGATCTCGTCACGCCGGCCCGAGACGGGCAACGCTTCGGGGAACGTAACCGGCGGGATCGGATTCGGTGCGACGACGCGCGGCTCGCGCGGTGGACGTTGCGGGCGCGGCTGTTGTGACTCGCGGGAATCGTTGGGTGGACGTGGCGACTGCGGCGTGCGTTGCTGCTGCGGCTTGCGCAATTGTTGCTGTTCCGGTGCACGCGGCGGCTGCTGTTCCGGTGCACGCGGCGGCTGCTGTTCCGGCGCGCGCTGCTGCTCCGGTGCGCGCTGCTGTTCCGGCGTGCGCTGCTGTTCCGGTGCGCGCCGTTGCTGCTGCTCCGACGCATGCCGCTGCTGCTCCGGCGCGCGCCGCGACCGCTGGTCCGAACCGCGCCGCTGCTGCTGCGGGCGCGCATCGTCGCGCCGCGCCTCTTCCCGCCCGGCACCGCCGCCACGCGCTGTTTCACGACCGGCTTCGCCGCCGGCTTTGCCAGCGCCTCTGCCAGCGCTTTCGCCAGTGCTTTTGCCAGCGCTTTGACCTGCGCTTTTGCCAGGTGAGTCAGGCAACTTCTCACGTCCCCGCTCAGCCGTGGTTTTCACGTCATCAGCGGCAGGAGTTTTGGGTACATTCGACATGGGGGCGCATTATAATCCCGGGCATGAATTCCCAAACCGACCTCATCCCCGCATCCGCGAGCGCACCGGTCGCCACCGGCGGCGCGATCGCAAGTCCCGCGCAGCACGCGCAATTCGTCGACTGGATGCGCTCGGTAGCCCCCTATATTCACCGGTTCAACAACAAAACGTTCGTTGTCGGCTTCGGCGGCGAAGTGGTGCATCAGGGGCTGCTCAACGCGCTGGTGTCCGATATCGCGCTGCTGCAGGCGATGGGCATTCAGATCGTGCTCGTCCACGGCTCGCGCCCGCAGGTCGAGGAGCAGATGAGTCTGCACGGCGTGCAATCCGAATTCTCG from Paraburkholderia edwinii includes the following:
- the hrpA gene encoding ATP-dependent RNA helicase HrpA is translated as MRKPQQQRTPQSPRPPNDSRESQQPRPQRPPREPRVVAPNPIPPVTFPEALPVSGRRDEIARAIAGHQVVIVSGETGSGKTTQLPKICLTLGRGLGAGGSGLIGHTQPRRIAASATGRRIAEELGTPFGEVVGYKVRFTDNLAPGASVKLMTDGILLAETQTDPLLKAYDTLIIDEAHERSLNIDFLLGYLKEILPKRPDLKLIVTSATIDAERFARHFGSDEKPAPVIEVSGRLYPVEMRYRPVVEESAAVKSAQGTPLRGDRSERGERPKSQRETDRDLIDAIVDAADELCREGPGDVLVFLPGEREIRDAAEALRKHHPPHTEILPLFARLSAAEQERVFRPSNARRIVLATNVAETSLTVPGIRYVIDTGLARVKRYSYRNKVEQLQVESISQAAANQRAGRCGRVADGICIRLYEETDYAARPRFTDPEILRSSLAAVILRMKSLHLTAIETFPFIEPPPGRAIADGYQLLNELGAVDDDNALTPLGRELARLPLDPRVGRMILAARDQQALREVLIIASALSVQDPRDRPIEAQEQADQAHRRFADERSEFLQWPKIWAWFDEAIAHKKSNRQLADACRANYLSHLRLREWRDVHSQLLTVVREHGWRLNESDATFEQIHLALLTGLLGNIGMKADDEPYYLGARGIKFYLWPGSALAKKAGRWVMAAELVETSRLYARGIAKIEPEWVEKIGAHLLKKSLSEPHWEKRAAQVSAFERAMLYGLTIYHRRRVSFGKQDPARARELFIRGAFVEGEFETKLAFFAHNRKLLAEIEQLEHKSRRQDVLVDDELIFGFYDEVIPQGIYTGAAFERWYRDEVNRSGQAEDKLRLLYLSRDDLMRHEAAGVTTELFPKRLTMAGIEMALTYHFEPGSPRDGVTLAVPLYALNQVDARRAEWLVRGMVKEKAQLLLKSLPQKLRRHVVPLPQYAAGFAERTSDGARFGAGGLVDALIADVRGETQVALKQSDFKLETLPAHLFMNFKIIDEHGRQLAMGRNLAQLRAELGGEAQQQFQKLAASATLVDQAGDALGRGGDARGAGARAGGGAGAGPAGPGVSAAARGGAGGAGSGAGSAPHTAPAGGGAAAPATALYENLTTWNFGKLPELLEVRRRGQTLFGYPALVDRGTHCDVEVFDSPDEAARIHRAGLRRLFALQLREPIKYLEKNLPGLREMAMQFMARATQEELRDQLIDTALDRACLQDPLPDDDASFHARRDEGRSRLTLLAQEISRLIGQILGEYATVLKKLAQAKPFAAAYADMQNQLDALIGKRFVVDTPYTQLTHFPRYLKGIGLRIDKLKADPARDARQFAEFAPLAQHYQRALAQRGGVMDARLAEFRWLLEELRVSLFAQELRTPMPVSVKRLYKVWESMQR
- a CDS encoding YadA family autotransporter adhesin, translated to MTAAPVARASIPAAQYYFDADGLQSPSDAVTVRFGTKAVAAGAGAHALGQQSVAIGYGAGVADSGGVAIGSSANTFGPDTMALGNQAVANGLGAIAGGMQARAELLSTALGAYSAATGETSSAFGVSSRADGIGAVALGGGASATNGDALAAGHLSSAAGREAVALGGRAAASGERAIALGTGAQAAGDRALAAGASASASEDATAFGTSAAATQAGATAFGMNAAANGVHAMALGNFAGAAGNDSLAVGALSHAENQAVALGAYASANARASLAFGLNASATHENSIALGAGSATTVGARAGYLAYGLSVPQTSAGELNIGTRTISGVAAGATDLDAVNVAQLKALDSKIDAAAAQLASTLSYGSNADGSVDRNSVALAGDPAGGGTQIHNVADALDTHDAVNLGQLSAMLADAIANAPVNGGNAADNPLFAAAGDAASETAHAGGAHSVAVGASAEAPSAQSIAIGASSRASGTNALGIGANAQASNADAIALGANAQASGTDAIAVGANTQASGADALAVGANAHASGTDAIAVGANTQASGAHAAAFGSNAQASGTHSAALGANALASGNRALALGATSRATADNSIALGYGSVADRANSVSIGTDGNERHITHVAPAIEGTDAVNLNQLNQSMNGSLAAANRYTDDKLRSARRDAYGGAAAALAVAALPRAVLPGRGMVAMAGGSYGGQSALAFGVSQLSETGQWAYSVQGTASSRGEVGAALGAGTHF